The nucleotide window acTATGTTGGCATCATTTGTACAAAGACGAATATCAGTGACGTTGCTCAGGATGCAATTGATTCTGCCAGATTCATTTGCAGCGAGCACTACGGACTTTATGATGCTCCGAAAGTTAATCTTCTGTGTTTCCCTCTAGGCAGGGATAAATGTTTGAGcaaagatattgaatttatgTATGTACCAGGCCATCTGATTCATATGCTTGTtgaaactttgaaaaatgcgCTCAGAGCAACTGTTGAGAAAACGGTCTGTGAGAATCCCAATAAAGAATTATATGATCTCAAATTTCCCGAAGTTAAAATCATCATTAGTGAGGGGCTGGAGGACATCACAGTGAAAATCAGCGACGAAGGTGGAGGCATAGCCAGATCGAGCTTACCACTTATTTGGACCTACTTGTATACGACAATGCCAAATGATAGTCAGCGGGAGCTTATAGAGGAGAACTCAGAACTGAATGGCTCGTCTGCGCTGCAACCTTTGACGGTCCCAATGGCTGGATTTGGATATGGGCTGGCGTTGAGTAGATTATACGCAAGATACTTCGGCGGTGATTTGAAACTAATCTCCATGGAGGGCTTTGGTACTGATGTATACCTGCATTTAAACAGATTGAGCACAAGTAGCGAACCGCTGCCATAAGCTAGGCTACAgaaattattcaatatatttcattaaCGTTTCTTATTTTACTTTTTGTATCAAATTCTATAAATATGATGCATGGCTAGCGCTATCCATGCTAGAATTCTCATGATTGCTGGTTAAATCATAGTTACTTGATGCTCTTTCGAATAGGTATCTGCCATCTTGCAACGAATACTCATAGTCTTCATCCATGCGAGAACGATTATTGAAAGTCGATTCATCATGTATCAGCGAATTTGGATTTGCATCATTGTTCCCAACAGTGTTATCTTTCGAAACTGGTTCGTACATCATCATTCCAAAGAATTGGTAATAGTACTCTTCACCTAGTATTTTCAGTAAGACTTTTTGTTTGAGATCGAATTTGTAACTGATCAATGTGAAtgtgatgaaaaaaaaaggcaagtacttgttcaaaaaatttaccAAAGGTATCACGGCTAGATTTTGATACAATGTCGTTTCAAAACTGCTCTTAATCAAATCGTGACTGGAATCCGATTTTGATGGTATCAAAACCATTAGGTTGAAGCATAAAGGAAACAAAAGTCTGCTGGAATACAATGAATAGTACAAGGCATTCGTAGGATTGCTTCTGCCATTTGGAATCAAATGAAAGTTATTGAATTTAAATTTGCTCAttgcaaataatgaaaCCATAGTATTATATGTGAATATGATGAATTCCAACAACAAACTATACCAATGCGCACCGTTAAAAATCCAGTCATGACCCCATTTAGTCGGTGTGATCTCTAGAAACACAATTGCCATTGAAAGCATAGTTGATAGAACGCCCAATCCCAAAATTGTTGCTTTATTGAACATGCTCAAAATTGAAGACGTTGAAGCGAAGACTTTCGAAGATTGGGATTGGGCCAATGTGTGAATAATAGAATTAGAGTAGGTCTTGCTGTACAGATAGTTGTAATAGTGTGTCATGAATTTGTTGTAATGattattcaattttgtcaaaGTGGTAATTGCTGATGAAGAGGCTCCCAAGGTGTTGGAAACTTGATGGTTGATAGATAGCTCCAGTTCATTCAACAGTGCTTGGACCTCTAACTTGCACTCATTGAGCATCTGATTAAATACGATGTCACCATTATTGGCTTCTCGCGAATTCAATATCCTTTCTGCATTCTCTAACATGTTAAGTTGTGAATCATTAATGTCGTCATTGGTTTTACTCAACTCCACAAACAACTTATTCACGACCTCATTAGTCGGCGAGCGACCAATAGATAGGAGACTCTTTGGAAAGATAATTAAACCTGTTGATAATAGGATAAGCGTATAACTCAATGAGTATAAGTGTGACAATGATATAAGCAGGGGCTTAAATTCGTTTAAACCATGCCCCGTACTTGAGACCAGATAAACAATTCCAATGATCAACCCCAATACACATAACGAGTagaatttgaagttttGATAAATCGCCTGAACCATACGTTCCCAAATGGGGGATCTTTCACTCCCTTCATGTTCTTGGACCCGCTGTCTAGAGCAAGCATATTTCAAGGAGCAATACGATATTAACACTGGCATGATGAACCAGCACAAGACAAATTCAACCCAATAAACCAATAACCATGCAACACGGAAGCCATGCATTGGTACAGGGAGATCGCTACCCGCATTGCTATTCCTCTTCAAAATTCCCGAATACAACTGAGAGTCCACACCGCTCGTACCATTATTTGCCGGTGGAACATACTCACCTGCACTTGCGTTGGCCTTGGCAGCATAATAAATGTCTAACGGTAGTAAATATGCTGTGCACAATAGCAACACCATGTTAACCGTCAGCACTGCCAAGGTCAAAGGGAACGTGTTTTTATGCAGCTTGAAGGAGAAGTACCGATTTACCACTGCCAGTGAGCATATCACCACAAAAAACAGGACCAATAATGTCACGAACCACATCCTTATCCTCCCTGTTAAAGCTTACCGGTCACACCGCGATCTTTCAATTCTCAGTGGAGGGGTCTGCTTCGAGCAACACGAAATATCACTCAAGTAATCAAACAGCCTCAATCGGATCAGCTAGAACCTTCACAAAcggcaaaaaaataaatggcTTATATCCCCACTGAACAAGCTTATATTACCTCTTTATCCCTTAAGATATTCTTTCCTATTTGCGTAGAGAATGTCCCTTGCTAGGGCACAAATTTTTACAGCTTCTTGTGTTGAAGAAAGGGAGGAATAATAACAACGAACGATCAAGCTAGCCTAATCTGCACACAAGGGAGCGCAAAAATAGGGAACCGCTAACCCCCCGGAGCCGATGGCCGTGCTATGATCATGTCCTGATTCTCTTGTACTCAAATTCTCCGTGTCTTAGTGCTAGCCAATATCCCTCAGCAATGCGTAACTTGAAAGGGGTGTTCTAAGCGTGTGTGCAAACCTCAGAATAGACGAATCCGGGGGAGGATTATTCTCCAGACATCCGAGTTTTTAAGGGTTAAGAAAGTTGCAGTTCATTCGTTGGTCTTGCCATGTATATAAGTATTTGCCTCTTGTGAAgatatcttttcaatggatCGTATTTTTTAACCATTTCGTATATGAGCAAATAGATTAATAGAAATCCTACAGTACAATACGAATTATGAGCAGAAAATTGACACTTGATGAAGCTATCCCAAAGGCAATCGGCACTTTGTCGTTCGACGAGAACAACCAATTGATCGAGTCTACCGGTTGCGGTAAGGACAGAGTGGAtgatatcattgaaatctcCCAGATGGAACTTGACAAAGAGGGATACGGAGTCATCTCGGAGAGTGATGTTATCATCAACGTTTTCAAGAAGGCTGGTAAGactgttgttgtttataCTCCTAACAAATAATTAATTAGTATCAGTACAGCTACATagttaaaaaaaagtaagCCGAATAACCTAAATGAAACCGCTTGAACCACCTCCGCAGAAACCACCGAGTCCACCTAACCCTCCTGGATTTCCGTATGGATCATCAAATTTGGCCCCAGGCATGTAGCCTGGTCCACGCAACTTGTTCTCCTGTTCCTTTCGTTGTCTAGAGTGCTCTTGCAAAGGATCAAATACCATGCCCCCTTGCCCTAATATACCGGGGCGGCCCCCAGAGGCTGCTGGGTCCATCAAATTGGGATACTTCTCACCTGTGGGATATAAATCATTCTCACCGTAACGCGAAGGTATACGCTCTTGAAGCCCTTGGGGCGTGTTTCCGTGACCACGGATTTCATATTCATCTTCGAAACTGGGCATGTCGTGTGGCCTCCTAAATGAATCGGGTTGAGCCCTTCCCAAGCTTTCGGCAAACGGATTATTTCTGCCAATACGCCAGCTGGGTTTCTGTTCTGTTACTGCTTCTTTCGGATGTGCTGATCTATCCTGGTCATAAACTATGATACCTAGTTTCTCTGATATCTTTCTTAGCACGTTGTCCagaatgttttcattttctgcCATGTATTGTTGCATTTCTAGTGGGAACCCTTGCTTAATGGGAATTTCAAGGTCTTTCTCATAATTAAATATTGATTGTTCCAAGCATTTATCATCTTTGGAGGTATACAGGGATAACAAGCATTTCTCACTAGGCTCGATTTCGACTCCATTTATATTCATATAACTTTTGCCACTTTCACCATCAATGGAGGCATTTACCACTTTTGCATCTTCTTCCCACTTTGTCAAATGGGTTGTTGGGTCCGCTCTTTCTATACTTTCAACAACTAATCGTACTGCAACACCTAGTTTGCCACTTACCAACATTTTACCCAGATGTCTCCTTTCATAGTTATTTAACAAGTGTTCATTGCAAAGGGCATTTCACCAAAACACCCTTAAAAATACGCTCCAATGTTACATGAAAAAAGCAAGTTAAAAAACGTAGAtgtatttggaaagaatgttttcttcggcgttgtcgatagtaacttggttagacattgatgataatactatgatattcaattatagagatatataattccttggttctctatatcatgaattgagataaaaccaattgaacttggattaatatctggaaaatacgtcagtatttatacctagcatttcgcacctattaaaccataagagaggacgacgattgaagtattttcatcgtcattaCACCCATTTCTACTCTCATAGAATCCATACTACAACTgctatttcttgttccatgtcatagactccttcgtagtcagattcctgaattgtaaacgttTCGCGATGGAgtatcatccgatatcttcccaggatcgattgatattccgttagggcttcatctggcttcgtttattttgttttacagaccaattgcCTTGTTTCTTACAAAATCGATTTATGTTTCAACAAGattttatatatacaaCTATTTAGTTCATCATCTTACTTCAGCTCTGTTATTTCGCCGTCTCTGGCAACAAGGCCCATGACGTTGAGAAACAAATTTAAATCCTGATACAATTTTTCCCTCTTATATAATGAGGCGGTTTGATcttgttgattttttccTAATTCCTCAGCTGCCGTGATGGTGCCGAATATTTCATCTCTGATCTCATCAATGATTATTCTTTGATGGTTCAGTTTACCACTGAGAGCCAAGGAAGCAAGAAACTGCCAAATGTAAGCTTGATCGTAATACTGCGATGAAGTGGAGATTGTTGGCATTGTAGGAGTAGCGATCGCACTTCCCGACGAAGCAGAAGGACGTGAATTAATACTAACAGTTTTGTCAGTGTACTCCTTTGGTGGGAAAACTAATGATAATCTCGTTTCCAAGGAAGTAAATAGTTTGTCATAGACTTCATTCCATGCTGAGATTTCTGGCGATGATAGCACATTTGATCTGTTTATATCTTGCCTAATCAAAGCAGCACGGGATATCAGGACAGTGATCAAATTCAGACCAATTTTAGAAgttgaaatgaaagaaacgTTGTTATTTCTTATCAAATATAGTAAGAGGCCCATAATCTCGATAAAGTTTGCGCtgtttgataaaaatgatacaatgatcttcaaaaaaacagcTTGGAAGAGttcaatttgtttcaaCTGGTTCTCTGATGGAGAAGCATTGGTCTTATAAGAActgatgataataatgtTCAAATGCGATAGCTCTCCAAAAAACGTTTGCAACAGTTTTAGTTTTTGACTGTTATctaaaaaattgaatatacGTGGCATAATCTTGACACCCTTGTCGAATGACAACATTGAGATGAAAGGACAGACTTCATAAGACTCGTCACCAATATGTAGGGCTTCCCACAAGGCAGCGCTATCAACAGGATTTCCACTTCTCAGTTGAGCCTCTAATTCTAAAACTTCTTCGTAAACAGTCTCAATTAGGGACAAAACAAACTTTCTACCACCAGATCGAGACAATACAGAACTTTGATCGACTGAAGTGAAAGCATAAGAGGATCTTCTTCTAGCTTTTGACTTTTGGTCTATTTCCACATTACCAAGTGTTTCAGTGACGGCTTCAAGAGCTGGTGTCGAGCCGCGCGATAATTTTGCAGTACTGGAATCATCTGCTATGGCGCTTTCATCAGCAAGCCTTTGCAATGGAATCTGCAATTGTCTACGAGGAGCTTTGCTATTCATTGCTGAAGAGATTTTACCCAAAACCCCTTCACGAGCAGCATCGATATGATCTTTGCTCTTTTGTGGTCTTTCTTTAGCAACTGTAACAGCCTTTTCAACTTGGCTTTGCATTCTTTGTAAGGCAACATCTGCCCTCTTATAACGACCACCCAGTCTGTGACCGGAATGCTCCAAATAAGCACGAGCAATCAAATCCTTGTTGGCTTCACCAACAATTCCTCCTGATTGAATGATCTTATAGACTTGGAAGTAGAAATCTTCATTATAAGGATCATCAGTAACAATTTGAGAAAGTTGATATCTAGTAATGAAATCTTTATCTCTTGGTGTCATTAAGCCTgaatgtttcaaaattttttcaaccttAGCCTGACGAATTTGCAGCCTCTTCTGTTCCTCTGCGGTTAATGGTTCTCTTCTACCTTGTCCGCGATTATATCTAAAGTTTTCCCTTGGAGTTTGCGGAGGAGAAACCAACTGttgaggatgaagaaaatgttgGTGCTGTTGCTGTGTCATAGTTTCAACGAAGGTTTGCTTGTTCTGCTGGTGGTTGTGCACTTCTTGAGGCGGTGGTGTCATTGTTGAAGTAGCTATCATTGGCGAGCCTGGATTAGTTGGTTTAGGAGAAGGTTGAACTGGCTGCATCTGAGGAGACCTTCCTAACTGGGTTCCGGGAGGAAATTCCATCGGCTGAGTTCCTGAAACATTTCCTTGCTCCTGTTGCTTGTCTGTAGGGTTATTCAAAGGAGGCTGGTACATTGTAGCCTGATTGCCTTGGTTCATAATAACTGGCtgcatttgttgaaatggAGGGATATTTTGCATGCCCTGTGGAGAGAATGATGATGGGTACTGATTTGGAAATTGGTGTTGCATGAATCCCTGTGGATGGGGAGGTGGCATACCGTATCCTGGTCCTGCCATGCCCATGAATCCTTGCTGAGAAGCAGCCATCTGTCTTTGACGTTGTTGTCTCTCCAAGTCTTCCATTGATAACACTTGCCCTTGAGTCTGATAGTGACCCTGAGGTTGCTGAGTAGAAACACGAGGCTGATTTGTCCACAAAGATTCCATAGGCTTCAAATCCTGTGTGTCATCTAACGAGGTTCGCGTAACAGGATCTGCACCGGAGGACGCGGCTGCCACGTAAGATCTGCTTGGCATCGTATAAGTGCTAGGTGCTTCAACTTCAGTTTTCTTATTAAGAGCAGCGGCAGAACCATGACCAAAATCAAAGTCTGTACCTAACTCAGCAGGTCCACCAAATGTCtcatcattcaaataatCATATTCTTCTACTGCATAATCACCAAGGCCCTTGTAcgtttcttcaaaatccaaGGTCTTGCCATTATCATCCTTGTTACCATTTTGCTTCTTAGGGTTCGAACCAGGCAACGAAGCATCAAAGCCGAAAAATGACATGCTGAATAAGTATATCTAAGCAGCACCAAATTTCAACCAGAATTTAGCGATGCAGCTGAATCGAGTCGATTGGATTGAGTCTCTTTTGTCAGTTGAATTGGAGTGCGTTGCTTTTACACTCATATGCTTGTTTTGACAACTTTTTTCCAAAGGGAATGCCGAATTGGACactgttgaaaatttgtGAAATATGTCACACTTTACGTTTTTTATTAGAATTTACATATGACCAACTTATATATACATCTAATATGAGACCATCTTTCTGCCCGTTATCGTTCTTCTAGTCTGCTGCTGCTTGCTCTGTTGATCAAtatcctcttcttcctcgtcGAGTTTGGCTCTGTTCAAAACTTTAATGAAGGAATCTACTCTGTATCTCATTCTCGAATGCATGTAAGCCTTGGAGCACTTAATGTGATAATGGAAGTAATTTCTGAAAAGTGTGAGATGAGACAACGTTGAGAATTGTAATTCGGGGGTTTGAAAATGACGTGGGAATAAGACAAACGTGATAAACCTCCTACTGGTGTCGCTAGAATTCATACTAGCTACTGCACCTGCATTCTGTAATTCCAGAGGCGGCTCATGCGAGAAAAGAACCTGTGGGGCCGATTGAATACTGCGGTTTCTTTTTCTAGCGTCGACAAACTCCTGTAGAAAGACTTTACCAAACACTTTGTCCGTTTCGTCCTGGAATATCGTTTCGAAGATAACAGTAATACGGTCATATGAAGGTTTGATAAATAAATTCTCATCGTCTCTATACTTTATAGTGTGCAAAATATTCGTTTCCGACTCCGTACCTTCTGGTGCGGCACTTAAAGTAACAAATTCGTTGAACGCCAACTGGAACGCATAGCCAAGAACCAAAGTTTTTAGTAATGACAAGTCCTTCATCGCTTCAGGTTGTAGCTTTCCCAAATCGAGTAGCAACGTGTAATCGTATCCACTTTCGGGAACAGAAGACGCAGATATTCCACTGTAATTTGCATACTTGCTCTGCAAGTATGCTACCAATCCGGGGCCACCAGTGCATTGCGAAACACTTTGCCATGCCTTGGTCCGAATGCTCAAAGCAAGCGTCAACTTGTCTTCAGAAGCATTGGAGATGTGGAAAGTAGTGTAGTCAAAGTCTGAAATAATACGGTCCAGCGTCAATGGGGTACCATTCCCGTATGCCTCAATTGCTTCACTCAGAGTCTTCTGAATTAGTAAATTATTTGGTTGTAAATGCAACATTgtatcaattgaaagacCACAGCGGTTAGGCAACAGTTAATATAACTTTACAATGTCTGGATGCAAGTAGACGTTCTCCTTCACCAGATAATTGGGTAGTTCCGTCAATTGGTGATTTGTACTTTCCTTAATGGATAGGGGCCCTAGGCCCTAGATcgcaagaaaaataatgtCACAGTTTACGCACTGAATATTTgagctttttgaattgcGTTTACATAGGTTTATTTACAGAGAAATGATGTTAAGTATCCACTATTCGCTCTTCGAAGGTTTCTTGACACCATACTTGGACCTCGAGGTGACTCTGTTTACTACGCCGCTCAGATCACCTGTACCACGGACCAAGTGGTACTTGACACCCGGCAGGTCTTGGCAACGACCCCCACGTACATAAACAATGCTATGTTCTTGGGCATTGTGGCCCTCGCCCGGGATATATGCGGAAACGA belongs to Zygotorulaspora mrakii chromosome 1, complete sequence and includes:
- the ARC35 gene encoding Arc35p (similar to Saccharomyces cerevisiae ARC35 (YNR035C); ancestral locus Anc_6.351) — protein: MLHLQPNNLLIQKTLSEAIEAYGNGTPLTLDRIISDFDYTTFHISNASEDKLTLALSIRTKAWQSVSQCTGGPGLVAYLQSKYANYSGISASSVPESGYDYTLLLDLGKLQPEAMKDLSLLKTLVLGYAFQLAFNEFVTLSAAPEGTESETNILHTIKYRDDENLFIKPSYDRITVIFETIFQDETDKVFGKVFLQEFVDARKRNRSIQSAPQVLFSHEPPLELQNAGAVASMNSSDTSRRFITFVLFPRHFQTPELQFSTLSHLTLFRNYFHYHIKCSKAYMHSRMRYRVDSFIKVLNRAKLDEEEEDIDQQSKQQQTRRTITGRKMVSY
- a CDS encoding DUF3215 domain-containing protein (similar to Saccharomyces cerevisiae YNR034W-A and YCR075W-A; ancestral locus Anc_6.348) encodes the protein MSRKLTLDEAIPKAIGTLSFDENNQLIESTGCGKDRVDDIIEISQMELDKEGYGVISESDVIINVFKKAGKTVVVYTPNK
- the PAT1 gene encoding deadenylation-dependent mRNA-decapping factor PAT1 (similar to Saccharomyces cerevisiae PAT1 (YCR077C); ancestral locus Anc_6.350) gives rise to the protein MSFFGFDASLPGSNPKKQNGNKDDNGKTLDFEETYKGLGDYAVEEYDYLNDETFGGPAELGTDFDFGHGSAAALNKKTEVEAPSTYTMPSRSYVAAASSGADPVTRTSLDDTQDLKPMESLWTNQPRVSTQQPQGHYQTQGQVLSMEDLERQQRQRQMAASQQGFMGMAGPGYGMPPPHPQGFMQHQFPNQYPSSFSPQGMQNIPPFQQMQPVIMNQGNQATMYQPPLNNPTDKQQEQGNVSGTQPMEFPPGTQLGRSPQMQPVQPSPKPTNPGSPMIATSTMTPPPQEVHNHQQNKQTFVETMTQQQHQHFLHPQQLVSPPQTPRENFRYNRGQGRREPLTAEEQKRLQIRQAKVEKILKHSGLMTPRDKDFITRYQLSQIVTDDPYNEDFYFQVYKIIQSGGIVGEANKDLIARAYLEHSGHRLGGRYKRADVALQRMQSQVEKAVTVAKERPQKSKDHIDAAREGVLGKISSAMNSKAPRRQLQIPLQRLADESAIADDSSTAKLSRGSTPALEAVTETLGNVEIDQKSKARRRSSYAFTSVDQSSVLSRSGGRKFVLSLIETVYEEVLELEAQLRSGNPVDSAALWEALHIGDESYEVCPFISMLSFDKGVKIMPRIFNFLDNSQKLKLLQTFFGELSHLNIIIISSYKTNASPSENQLKQIELFQAVFLKIIVSFLSNSANFIEIMGLLLYLIRNNNVSFISTSKIGLNLITVLISRAALIRQDINRSNVLSSPEISAWNEVYDKLFTSLETRLSLVFPPKEYTDKTVSINSRPSASSGSAIATPTMPTISTSSQYYDQAYIWQFLASLALSGKLNHQRIIIDEIRDEIFGTITAAEELGKNQQDQTASLYKREKLYQDLNLFLNVMGLVARDGEITELK
- a CDS encoding uncharacterized protein (ancestral locus Anc_6.347), which codes for MWFVTLLVLFFVVICSLAVVNRYFSFKLHKNTFPLTLAVLTVNMVLLLCTAYLLPLDIYYAAKANASAGEYVPPANNGTSGVDSQLYSGILKRNSNAGSDLPVPMHGFRVAWLLVYWVEFVLCWFIMPVLISYCSLKYACSRQRVQEHEGSERSPIWERMVQAIYQNFKFYSLCVLGLIIGIVYLVSSTGHGLNEFKPLLISLSHLYSLSYTLILLSTGLIIFPKSLLSIGRSPTNEVVNKLFVELSKTNDDINDSQLNMLENAERILNSREANNGDIVFNQMLNECKLEVQALLNELELSINHQVSNTLGASSSAITTLTKLNNHYNKFMTHYYNYLYSKTYSNSIIHTLAQSQSSKVFASTSSILSMFNKATILGLGVLSTMLSMAIVFLEITPTKWGHDWIFNGAHWYSLLLEFIIFTYNTMVSLFAMSKFKFNNFHLIPNGRSNPTNALYYSLYSSRLLFPLCFNLMVLIPSKSDSSHDLIKSSFETTLYQNLAVIPLVNFLNKYLPFFFITFTLISYKFDLKQKVLLKILGEEYYYQFFGMMMYEPVSKDNTVGNNDANPNSLIHDESTFNNRSRMDEDYEYSLQDGRYLFERASSNYDLTSNHENSSMDSASHASYL
- the FUB1 gene encoding Fub1p (similar to Saccharomyces cerevisiae YCR076C; ancestral locus Anc_6.349); this encodes MLVSGKLGVAVRLVVESIERADPTTHLTKWEEDAKVVNASIDGESGKSYMNINGVEIEPSEKCLLSLYTSKDDKCLEQSIFNYEKDLEIPIKQGFPLEMQQYMAENENILDNVLRKISEKLGIIVYDQDRSAHPKEAVTEQKPSWRIGRNNPFAESLGRAQPDSFRRPHDMPSFEDEYEIRGHGNTPQGLQERIPSRYGENDLYPTGEKYPNLMDPAASGGRPGILGQGGMVFDPLQEHSRQRKEQENKLRGPGYMPGAKFDDPYGNPGGLGGLGGFCGGGSSGFI